The sequence below is a genomic window from Synechococcus sp. PCC 7335.
TCGTTCTAGCTGCTGACTACAGCAGGACCTATCTTGACCAAGGGACTATTTATAGTGCAGCGCTACCCCTTCAGCAGTTTCGAAACGCAGGTATCCGTCTAGGGTCTATCAACTTTCCTAAAGAGCCCAACGATCAAATTCACCAGTTAGGTCAAGCCTTTTTGGCAGCGCAGGCCCTAGAAAACACTGAAAGCGCTTTTAAAGAGATTTCTTCTGCGACCTTCGATGATTTTTTTGAACCTCAGCCATTAAGTTTTGCCCAGGCAACGCTAGCTGCTGCTAGAAGACCTTACGCCCAAACGCAAGTAAGCAAGCCCGATAATCACTCCAATAGTTACTTAGCAAGCGAGCAGAAAAAAAGACAGCAAGAAAATATTTTCTTCTACGGTCCAGGCAAGACATTTGAGCAGATCCCCTTTTGGTATGTCTTGGATAGCAATCTCTGGCGCAGCTATCTAGACTCGGGTGATTACTTTAAAAATAAGATGGTCATCATTGGAACTACCGCTCCTGAGCGCCGAGACTTTCACAAGGCCCCTTTTGCGGGAAGTCTGCTATACCCGACTGAGATGGCTGGGGTAGAGATTTTAGCAAATACTGTTGCGACCTTAGACCAGACGCTCTCACCCACCCGACTAGTCAAAAGCTCTACTGCGAACGCCTTGGCAGTACTTGCTTTAGGCATGGGTGTGGGTATGCTCTTTCATCAGACCAAACGTCACTCTCAGCGAGCGTTAGTGACGATAGGTAGTATAGCTGTATGGGGTGGAATCAGCTATGCCGCCTTCACAGGTGCTCAGGTGATACTGATGACGGGTACGCCCATAGTGGCGATCGCTTCGATGGGCCTTGTCAACTTTGGTATTGGCTTTACCGGAGATCGATTTAAGCGTAACAAGCTGCGTACAACGCTTGCTCGATATGCTACGTCTCCACTGGTACAAGAGATCATTAGTGAACAGGACGATCTTCAAGATCTACTCGCTGATGTCCATACAGAATTAATCGGTACCTTATTGTGCAATCGCTACAGCATCTCAGCTGTGCTTGGATCGGGTGGCTTCGGGGAGACTTATCTAGCTCAAGATACCCTACGCCCTGGCTATCCGGTCTGCGTTGTCAAACAGCTAAAGATTGTCAGTGATAACCCCAAAGCTCATCAGCTTGCTAGCCGTCTATTCGCCGCCGAAGCCTCAGTTCTAGAACGTCTCGGTACACACAGTCAAATTCCTCGGCTACTTGCCTATTTTGAAGTCAATCAGGTCTTTTATCTTGTTCAAGAAATGATAGAGGGCAAACTCTTACGCGATCTCCTCTCTAGCCGACGTCCGTTCCCTCAAAGAGCCGTCGTTACTATGCTACGTGATCTCTTATCTATTATTAGCTTTGTACATTCGCAAGGTGTCATCCATCGTGATATCAAACCGTCTAATATCATCCGCCGCCATAGTGACAAACGCTATGTCTTAATTGACTTTGGCGCGGTCAAAACGATCTCTAATAGGATTTCTGAAGATAAGACTAGTGCGACTTCGACTGTTGGCATCGGTACTCAAGGCTATATGCCTAGCGAACAGTCAGCTGGAATGCCTACTGTCCGTAGCGATCTTTATGCGCTCGGCATCACAGCAATCGAAGCGCTAACTGGGCACCCCCCCAATGCGCTAAAACG
It includes:
- a CDS encoding serine/threonine-protein kinase — translated: MPKPVSNSERLKSAQKSSRKARRSLSTDRPTATLTIQERLITWPHQLTEKHWRLGASALLTAIAAGAIGLNLGIVNLWERQVQSLFFELRGPIEAPEDIVILAIDKESLSQGQHYRVNPERYEELSVIESWPWRREAYAKVISRLMEAGALSVSLDILFTTPSSYGKTDDDVFTNALKRYGDRIVLAADYSRTYLDQGTIYSAALPLQQFRNAGIRLGSINFPKEPNDQIHQLGQAFLAAQALENTESAFKEISSATFDDFFEPQPLSFAQATLAAARRPYAQTQVSKPDNHSNSYLASEQKKRQQENIFFYGPGKTFEQIPFWYVLDSNLWRSYLDSGDYFKNKMVIIGTTAPERRDFHKAPFAGSLLYPTEMAGVEILANTVATLDQTLSPTRLVKSSTANALAVLALGMGVGMLFHQTKRHSQRALVTIGSIAVWGGISYAAFTGAQVILMTGTPIVAIASMGLVNFGIGFTGDRFKRNKLRTTLARYATSPLVQEIISEQDDLQDLLADVHTELIGTLLCNRYSISAVLGSGGFGETYLAQDTLRPGYPVCVVKQLKIVSDNPKAHQLASRLFAAEASVLERLGTHSQIPRLLAYFEVNQVFYLVQEMIEGKLLRDLLSSRRPFPQRAVVTMLRDLLSIISFVHSQGVIHRDIKPSNIIRRHSDKRYVLIDFGAVKTISNRISEDKTSATSTVGIGTQGYMPSEQSAGMPTVRSDLYALGITAIEALTGHPPNALKRSEDGEVIWSHTVNDISPEVCRIINRMVRYDFNKRYESSDQCLADLNQLNMDQLVDDVVINESDFGQASESIYGQGSQPGAIALSSELDETQILPEDWLNNTETKPEDTEI